In Isosphaera pallida ATCC 43644, the sequence CCCCGAACGGCTCGACAAGTATAATTCGGCGATTCTGTTCGAGCCGGACGGCTCCTTCAACCAAGTTTACGACAAGCTCCATTTGGTGCCGTTCGGCGAATATGTTCCGCTGATCGAGTCGATGCCGTTCCTGGTGGCGCTGACCCCCTACCGAGGCACGCTGATTCCCTCGCTCCAGTTTGGTTCGTGTCCACAGTGGTTCGAGTGGAACGGCTTGCGGATGGCCGCTGCGATCTGTTTCGAGGACACCGTGCCCCAGGTGGTGCGGCGCTTGGTCCACGAGACGCCCGACCAAAAACCACCCGATCTGCTCATCAACCTCTCCAACGATGGGTGGTTCCGCGGCACCCAGGAACAGGGGGATCATCTCAACTTCGCCCGCTTTCGCTGCGTGGAGCATCGGTTGCCAATGGTCCGCGCTGTCAACACCGGAATTTCGGCGGTGATCGATGGCGATGGCCGGATCGTCGCCCAACTCGAACCCGCCACCAGCGGGGTTCTCAGCCAGGTTGTACCGCTGGACGATCGCCGTTCGCTTTACACGCTCACCGGCGAATGGTTGGGGCCGTTGGCCGTGACGCTCTCCCTAGGCGCAGCGCTGGTTGGTTGGGTCGGAGCAATTCGCGACCGCCGCCGGCTTGGTCGATCCGCCAAACCGGTTGAGGAATCGACCAATTCGCCTCCGACGTTGTGAGGAGCGAACCGCTTGGATCAATGGCGATCGAGATGATCTAGCAACGCGGCGTAGGCGGGATCGGTGGCCCGTCGCGCATCGGCGACGGTTCGGGCGTGGCGGATCGTCGCCGGGTCGCGTCCTCCTAGGGCTCGTCCGACTCCGGCGATGGTCGCGCCGGGCACCCTCAGCGCCAGCCACACGGCTGTCGCTCGCGCTTGAGCGATTCGTTGCGAGCGTCGCGGCCCGCGCAGTTCGGTTGGCTTGAGGCCGAACGCCTTGGCCGTCGCCGCGATTCGGGCGGCAATCCTAGCGGTGGAATCGGGGACCGCCGATCCCTCGTGGCGCTTCGAATCGTTGGGTTTGGTTGAGACGTCGGGGGTGACGAGATCGGTCAACCAGTCGGCGACGTCAGCGCGGTCAACAATTCGGGGGGAGGAGCCGAGGCCGCCCTGAAGCGACGCCATGAGCCGGACCCGATAGAACAAGCCGTCGAGTTCAGGCAACGTGGTGGCGTGGGCGGCCAACCATTCAATCGCGTCGGTGTTGAGCACCACAACCGAACCGATCTGGCCGGCTCGTTCCAGCGCGGCCCGGCGGCGGGTTTCCAGGCTGGGAGGCTCGAGGCGAACCGCCAGACCGCCCACTAACCGATTCACCAACCGCCGTGACCAACCCTGGGCGGCTAACCGCGCTGGCGAACCCCGCGCTGTGACCGCCGCGACCCCCCCATGCTCACGGAGGGCGTCCAGGGTGGCGATCAATTCGCGTTGGGCAACCCGCGACGCCCGCAAGCCTTCCAGGTCGTCCAACGCCAGCAATCCCACGCTGCGGATTCGCCGTCGCAGCCGTTCCCATCCCGCGATTCCCGCCCGCTCAGCCCGTTCGCAGGCGGTCCCGAACCCCTCAGCGGTCATCCAGACGGTCCGGTGCCGCGCGACGACCTCGGATTGAGGAGGCGAGGAGGCCACGAACGTGAGTTCCCGACCCGCGGCTGCGTCGAGCCAATCGCCAGCGAGTCCAGCCAGCACTCGGGTTTTGCCAACCCCCGGCGGCCCAAA encodes:
- a CDS encoding DnaA/Hda family protein, coding for MELDHDPPQPIAVAEALARVARREPSQPALEELGRVGKGSEHDCHFDDLILAPPQGAWRGWIDGPETARAVACARELVDTAGPSATIEQARRAASPLVLFGPPGVGKTRVLAGLAGDWLDAAAGRELTFVASSPPQSEVVARHRTVWMTAEGFGTACERAERAGIAGWERLRRRIRSVGLLALDDLEGLRASRVAQRELIATLDALREHGGVAAVTARGSPARLAAQGWSRRLVNRLVGGLAVRLEPPSLETRRRAALERAGQIGSVVVLNTDAIEWLAAHATTLPELDGLFYRVRLMASLQGGLGSSPRIVDRADVADWLTDLVTPDVSTKPNDSKRHEGSAVPDSTARIAARIAATAKAFGLKPTELRGPRRSQRIAQARATAVWLALRVPGATIAGVGRALGGRDPATIRHARTVADARRATDPAYAALLDHLDRH